taggaacgtgtagttctaagaactgcaaaaatccctctggtCAGAAAGCCCCTATTAATAGATGCATAGTCTTCAACCCCATcaccttttctctcttcctttttcgGTTTTGTTCCTTTCAGATGCCACCAATGAGAAACAGTGTTTGTCCTGTGCAGAGCTGTACCTGCAGGCCTGTTCGTGGACAGGGTCCGTTCCCGTATCCTCCTTCCTCCGTCACTTGGGTGAAGCCAGTCTCAACCTGAACCACTATGGTGTGGGACCTCTGGGGGCCAAAGCTCTGGCCATAGTTCTGCAAGTAGGGTCTTCAATCCATTCATCTATTGTCATGGAAATGATTCGTAATAGAGATGAATTTCACCAAAGGAGAATCGTCTTACAAGAGTTCATTGCAATATTCAGTCAATCATTTGCAAATGGATCTCTGAGCTCGTCAGGCTAGGCTGAGAGATACAGAAGGAAGTTCAGCAGTCATATTTGTACATACAATCTTATATGTCACAGAAACATCCATCACCCTCAGAGACTAACAATTGACCTTTAATTAATACACGTTGCTTTACGTTTATTCATAGCACATATCTATCTTTTTTAGGTAGTATCTTTTTCAACCTTTAACTGTGTTGAAGGCAGAATCTTACTATTCTCACTTCTGATAAATGTAACACCTGCTGGGAATTGGTAGTTCCAACCGTttcacacaagaaaaaaagagaacataAGACAGTGCACATAATTACAAAGAGTATACATTTCTACTACATCTATAATGATGACCAAAATTAAATGACCATCATTTGTGTAAAGTAAGGTAATGGATAGGGCCATTCATTTGTGGTTGTGAGTTATTTTGTTCTTTACAAAATTTCTTCCCTCTGAACATAGTTTTAAATCCTTTTTCAATGCAGTCTATAAATGTAGACGGGAAAACTTTTTTCATATTCTGCAATgcagtaatttctttttttttttttacctgttttAGAATGACATTGTCGTCACCAACCTTGAGCTGGAGGACAACGGACTTGGGGCCGAGGGGGCGCGCTATCTGGTGGAGATGCTTCAAACAAACATCAGCATCCAGAGTCTAGTAACTATTCTAAAACGATCACATTGAACACATCAGTTCTGAACAATATGCCTGGTAGTCGTCTGCTATGAATTGCAAGAGGAAcgacatctttaaaaaaaaaaaaactaattagaaTACACTAATGGTTATTTCATCTCAAAATGACTGAACGTCTTCAATTCAGAATCTTTCCAACAACCAGCTGCAGCTTGAAGGAGCACACATCATCTCCAAAATGCTGTTAGACAATTACTACATCAAATCCCTCAAACTATCAGGTGATCATCATGTCTCCTCTCATCACTGCAACACAATGTAAATAAGTGAGGTCCTTTTTGGACtagtacattaattaatttcccCTTCCCTTAGGAAATGATTTTGATGATTCTGCTGTTAAATACTTTGCTGATGCTTTGAAGGTTAGTACAAAGTATTATTCATGACCATGTTCTAGCTAATGATTTAAGAAACTGTCTCATCGAAATTTGTGTTAAGCTTCAACATGTTCTTTCTTCTTAGGGTGACTATGTGGTCAAAGAGCTGGACCTCAGTCACAACAGGTTCTGTAACACAGGAGGAGAACACCTGGGTCATATGTTAGGTACAGTAGCTACTTTCTGATCACTGCTGATGCCAATGAATCCCTCGAATTTCTCTCATAAAACTCACACATAGATATCAACTGGAAATGTaattcttttcactttttctataagaaaaatataaattaaaattatatattttttaaaattatatatttgttttacatCTTTCAAAAGAAGATAAAACTGATTTTGGAAATAAAGTTGGAACAGCTAAGCATAGCTCGCTACCAATGATTTCTAGTAGGCGTTACTTTTCGTTTGCGTTATTTCAACCCCTGCTGACTCATTGACGTGGTCATGGTGCTTCTTACTCTGTGCTATGTTTGTCTCATATTATACAAATACGGGGTTCTGGCTATCATTAGCTGTCTAATTTTCATGGGTCCAGTTGTGGTGATGGCAAGTGACCACACTGTCAAAAGTCATAACACATTACCCGGTGATTAAATTCATGACACAAAGTCACAGAGAAACATATGCAGCGCTGTAATCACAGAGAGGACTTAGCCACGGCTAACTACACCTGCCCAGCTCGTTACCTGCCTGGCAGTTAAAGGGATTTAAGTAATACAACAAACATGTTGTCCCATGCAAATATCGCACCAATTAAATTACAGTACAGACATTGTCAGTCCGTACACAAATCCCCAAGACCTCACCATATATTTAGCAGTTAAAACCAACACTAAGGATATGACTGTATATACTGATGTCTAGAGcagggcgatatggagaaaatcaaatatcagatAATcagatatcgatattgcggcgatattgcagggttgactattggtgcttttacaaaatatttacacaatgagttttgataaataatcatcagtaatgtggatacaatgactaagtgggtaaaggcaaataataaaatggctagtaagtctggtaagaaaatgacatcacttcactgtattgtagcctgtaaaaccagaaaaagacaacatgtGTGTCATATTACGAAATCCAAACTTTAAGacaatacagtcaggtccataaatattgggacatcgacacaattctaatctttttggctctatacaccaccacaatggagttgaaatgaaacgaacaagatgtgctttaactgcagactttcagctttaatttgagggtatttacatccaaatcaggtgaacggtgtaggaattacaacagtttgtatatgtgcctcccactttttaagggaccaaaagtaatgggacagattaacaatcataaatcaaactttcactttttaatacttggttgcaaatcctttgcattcaattacagcctgaagtctggaacgcatagacatcaccagacgctgggttttatccctggtgatgctctgccaggcctctactgcaactgtcttcagttcctgcttgttcttggggcattttcccttcagttttgtcttcagcaagtgaaatgcatgctcaatcggattcaggtcaggtgattgacttggccattgcataacattccacttctttcccttaaaaaaactctttggttgctttcgcagtatgcttcgggtcattgtccatctgcactgtgaagcgccgtccaatgagttctgaagcatttggctgaatatgagcagataatattgcccgaaacacttcagaattcatcctgctgcttttgtcagcagtcacatcatcaataaatacaagagaaccagttccattggcagccatacatgcccacgccatgacactaccaccaccatacttcactgatgaggtggtatgctttggatcatgagcagttcctttccttctccatactcttctcttcccatcactctggtacaagttgatctttgtctcatctgtccataggatgttgttccagaaatgtgaaggcttttttagatgttgtttggcaaactctaatctggccttcctgtttttgaggctcaccaatggttcacatcttgtagtgaaccctctgtattcactctggtgaagtcttctcttgattgttgactttgacacacatacacctacctcctggagagtgttcttgatctggccaactgttgtgaagggtgtttccttcaccagggaaagtattctttggtcatccaccacagttgttttccgtggtcttccgggtcttttggtgttgctgagctcaccggtgcgttctttctttttaagaatgttccaaacagttgatttggccacacctaatgtttttgctatctctctgatgggtttgtttagatttttcagcctaatgatggcttgctttactgatagtgacagctctttggatctcatattgagagttgacagcaacagattccaaatgcaaatagcacacttgaaatgaactctggaccttttatctgctccttgtaaatgggataatgagggaataacacatacctgaccatggaacagctgagcagccaattgtcccattacttttggtctcttaaaaagtgggaggcacatatacaaactgttgtaattcctacaccgttcacctgatttggatgtaaataccctcaaattaaagctgaaagtctgcagttaaagcacatcttgttcgtttcatttcaactccattgtggtggtgtatagagccaaaaagattagaattgtgtcgatgtcccaatatttatggacctgactgtatctagcctcatatatcgatgtcgatataatatcgatatattgcccagccctactgatgTCTTATATATTATCTTTATATTACTGATTTCGAATGTATTGTGCTCTTAATTTACATTTGTTTCCCCTTTCTCATAGCCACAAATGTAGGTATTGAAGTCCTAAATTTGAGCTGGAACCACCTTCGTATGGGTGGTGCAGGGGCTCTGAGTGCTGGGCTGAAGGTGACCAACATTACACACTCGAGCACAAGGCTTCGGTGAATATCTACCACTCTGTGTAATGGTATCATAGCCGTTTGTCATTGTCCTTTCCCCAGGTGAACTCGACTCTGAAGCAGCTCCAGCTGTCATGGAACGGTTTTGGCCACATCGAGGCAGAGTCACTGGGTCAAGCACTGAAACAAAACAGCACACTGGTGCTGCTGGACCTCAGCAGTAACCGTATAGACGACCAGGCGGTGACACTTCTCTGCCAGGGCCTGGCCACCAACGACACCCTCAGGGTCCTCAAGGTGAGCGCACAAAAAGGGTAAATCCCAGAgcactgctattttttttttaatgttgtgtttgATTCATTTATGTTAAATGTAAGGTTTGGTCTGTCTGTATTGTGTTGTTCAGCTCTCCAATAACCCCCTGACAAATATCGGAGCTCTGACGCTGCTCAAAACAGTTaccaacaacatgaaatcagcCGTGGAGGAAATTGATATTTCTGTAAGTGAAGTAAAAACTATTTTCACCTTCGCATATGAACTCATGTATAAATAGGAATCTTGTCTGTATGTGAATATGTAATGATACTACTTCTATGCTGTGTGTTCTGCAGACAGTGTTTGTCTGTGAGGCCTTTGTGGAGCTGTTGGAAAAATCCTGTCAGGGGCGTCCTGCTCTGGATGTTCGACACAGCGCCATGAGTTCTGTCACCAGGAACTCATCCGCCCTCCAGATCTTTCAGGTCAGCGGTTATGATAAAAGGCAGAGAAATCTGGTGACAGAATACAGTTTATGACTAGGATATTTACCCAAATATCTatgaaaaatatacaaaactaTTTACAGAAATAGTCCCAAGGCTCCTAAAGAGATCATTTCTGTGCACGGGTACTCTTGAAAAACATGATCTGGATACTTTCATAGAAATTCCTTGAAGAGCGAAATGAGAGCATCATGGATTTCTTCCAAGCTTTGGATAAAGAAGGAACCATGAAGGTCTCCACCTCTGCCTTCAGGAAGGCTGTAAAGGTCAGGCTAACAATCTCTCACGTCACACTGAAAATACCACGTCATTACATGTCGTTCATCACTTAACTGGTCTGAAGTATTCAGATATTCACTGTTGTATGATCGAGCACTGGAGAAAATGATGTTGTCATGCATGCAGGCAGCTAACATACCTCTGGATCAGCGGCAGCTTGAGTGGTTGATCAGGACGTTTGACAAGAAATGCACAGGCACCATCATCTACAGGTTAGTCTGTGAACTGGTGTATGTAGGATCATTATAATAGTTCTGTCATCCAATATTTACCTTGCAGACAAACAAAGTACTTTTTTCTGCTAGTCAAGAAGAAACTTAATCAGTAACTTttttcataaagtaactttttaagagaaaaagaaaataaacaggTTTGTGGTGGACCAAAATAATTACTTTTAAAGGGCCAGGTCATCCAcgtgaaaaagaaaacatgcttTCCCACATCACTTGGGTTAAGTGGGAAACATGTTTCTTGTTCATTGTTGACCTTGGAAAATAGtaattttacaagctttttctAGAGTTTTCAAAATACTCACGGTCTTCAGTGCATGGCGATTGCTCAGATGCAATGGCCCATGTAGTGTAGTTTGTCCTTCACTCTTAAGATTTTGTGAACACACTGGTCTCTCTTTGTTGCAGTCAGTTTGCTGAGCTGTCATAGATACAGAGGCGTACAGCACGACCAAGATGAGGATTAGGGATAACAGAGGACACATCTTCAAATAAAAGTTAATGGAGTCTGTTATTTGATTTTGTTCTTTATATGCTAGAAATGGGACTTTGGAAATTCAGAAGGGACTCCATTTTTTGCCATGCAAATCTAACATTTTTGCAAAATATAGATACAGTATAAGGAGGTGGAACTGACATCACAAACCCAATAGTAATGTGCACAACTGACAGGTGTATCCTAATAACTCCCCCTTCCACAGTAGTCCTTAGCTCAACCCAATTCTGTCCAGTGTGAATACTTGAACCTCTGACACCAACCAGCTGCACCCACCTGAGTGCTGCCAGCTGTGTCTGTGCCTGGGCCACAGGGTCCTCTGCCTCATTCTCTCCATCCAAAAATAATCTTCTGGTATGACAACAGaacaagaggaggaagaaaaagagagctggCGTCCATATCAAAGGAccgagaggagagaaagaataGGGCCAGATGCAAGCTAGTTGTTTTGCCACATTGGTTAGCTTTGAATGAAATAGCCTGTAAAGGAAACAGCACGCTTATGAATATGCATGTAAAGCATTACTTATGCAGACCCTGCAGGGTAGGATTATTAAGGGTGAATTGTCTCAAGGTGTGATATCCAACAGTGCAATCTGTTTCTGTCTGGTGGCTCCAGTGGTAACCACAGAGGAGACAATGACAGGATGCACCGTCTTTACTGAGTCATGTGTAAACGGCTTGACACCTAATATCGTGGGTCATGaggacatatacatatatatatatatatatatatatatagcttgttGCTTCTTTTACCTACTTTGTCGTTGTCATCGCTTTCCCCTCCTGATCCTCCAGacagtcttcttcttcaacaTGGTGGTTGACTTCCATGTCAGCTCCAGTGGGATTGGCATCATCAAAGCCAATGATGTCAATATCACTTTTTGAGATGTGGTAGCAGTCAGAGTTGCAAACTCTTCCAACTGTGCATTGTAGTCAAAGCCATTCGGTTCCTTCACatcatttaaaatatgtatgtcTGGTAGAGATGGCAATGGGCTGCCTGAGATCCTAAGATCCGGGCCCTACAAGATTCCTTCAGACAACTGCCACCATTACCATTCATACCTTCAAAAGCTTTTGTAAAGacacatctttttttgttaaatgtccGTGTGAAAAGATGACAGTTCTTACCCTGATGTGAGCATGGCCTCTGTCTCCCTGTTCCTGTATCTTAATAAAAAGATCaggaaaatacatttaaatccaCATTACAGTATTGTATATTCAAATGTGCCAGTATAAACTGTCACACTGGGCTGAGTGTCTTCTAAATGAACTAAACAAAATGATAAGACTTATAATTTTTTGTACATGCACAAGGCTCACatctataaaaaaagaaaaaaaaaaaaaaccttaacacAGAAATCCCTCTAAACTATGATTAGACTTCCAAAGTGAAATGTAGTTGTTGAAGGAAACTTGCTCCACTGAATTCAATTAGTTTTAATGCACTTTGAGGAAAAGTGTTAAACTCAGAAGTCCCTTGTAAACAGGGCGGTAGCGGTAAAATAAAAGGAGGATAAATCTATAATATAGCAGAATAAGACAACTGACTGAAGTGGAATTCAGCTGTTTAAACTTCTTTTTAACTTACTGCTGCCTACGAACCTTACTTAATATATACCTGTAAGTACCCCTTAAACATGTAATAATATAGTTTATAGTTTTAGTTCCTCTATTCACAGGTTCCAATCTCGTTTTTAATAAAGTTGGATTTAGATTATGTTTTCAAAAATCAATAACTTTAGTATCTCTGCCCCAGGTTTCTCACGTCTATAAGATGTTAACAGCAATTATTAGTAGAACATTTGCTGTGTAGCTCAGGTGTGCAAATTTCAACTCTGTGAGTGTTTCAATACTAATACAACTCCAACTAAGTTATTTTAATACTGTAAATTATTCAGAAATGAAACAATTATCAAAGCCTATAAACTTACTTTATTTGGATGAGCCTCTTGTGGCAAACCTTCAGTGATCTGGATGCCTCTCCTAACCATCAGTAATGTAGAAATTGTGAGTCATTGCTGGGGAAGTTTTACTTTACTTCATTTAACTGGAGCTAATGAAGCAATTTCGTGCTTTTCTGTCACAACCGGATGTTAGTTTGAATTAATTTGTACATCCTTTACAGGGGTTATTCATTTGACAAAATGTGTGAAGATGCTCTACTAAATAAAGATTATTTAAAAGTCTCCTCATACTTTAAAACTGTACAGGGTAAACTCAgtagcagtagctcagtcagtagggagtggTGTTGGGAACTGGAGAGTTGTTGGTTCatgtccccatacggaccaaagtttggtagtggactggtagctggagaggtgccagttcacctcctgggcactgccaaggtgctcttgaagaaggcaccgaacccccaactgctcggggcgcctttccatgggcactcactctgacgtgtgtgtgattcaggcctgtgtgtaataacaacagagtgaaaacattgtaatttccccttgctatttaaagattgaaaaaaataacagaatAATTTAGGTAAATTATCTCTCTGATGTGGCttaatgaaaacaaacagctagctgcCAATTTCTAATGGGCCATCTTTCATCTAAATGGACACAAAGACTTAAAACCCACATCTTATTGAGCAGTCCAATTGAAAATGCACAGATTTGGCCAAATTTTGAAGACGAAACAAAAACCTGCCAACAAACCCTTCAGATGTCTATGCACCCACTGGCACACGCTGCCAATTAACATGATCTCGAAAGCGCTAATGGAATCTTGAGCGgtaataaaagtaaataattaaattaaggAACGCTTGTATCATTGTTTGCTGTATTCAGGCCCATTAGGACCTCCAGTATTCTCATGGTAATCtaatgtttgggtttttttgtgtTCTGATAATGAATTCTGTGCTTTTCCTCCAAACAGTGTTGTTCAGACATTTGTGTAGGCAGAGAAACAAAGACGTACATTAGGAGCCATTGTACCCTGTGATTATTAAAGTAAACAGAAATAGTGAAGGGGTATCATACACAGCTGCACACACTTGAGCCTTTGTTTGTGAAGTGGGAGAAAGGGCCAAGCAACCCTTAAGACTTTGTCAGAGATGATGCCATTATTTGGTGCTTCTCAAGAGAAGAGCGGTAGGCTGGCTGATGACGCTTTGAAGATCGGTCTTTGGCACAGAATTCATCAGCAGCAGAGAATTCGGGAGCAAAATAGGTTTGGCTCGGGATAAAATGCTTCAGCCAAGATCTGACATGAAGACGTTCCCTGCCTCAGCCTCgtgcttttattttgccttCGTCATAATTCAAGTCCGTTCTTAGAAGATGAAACTCAAGGTGAAATGTACAGTTTCTCTGGTGCAGTGTGAACACTTcatcgtttggtctataaacACATAAGACAATATAGTAGACAATATAATAGacaaaaagaatcttaaaacaTAACCGATTAACTGATTATCAGAATTGTTgccaattaattgattagtcaattGAAGTAAAATGAATGGACTAAAAGTTTGTGCAAGAAAATGTGCAAGACAAATTTTAGTAAATAAAACTCTTgagatgtttaatgtttaaaatggtttcatatatatatatatatatatatatatatatatatatatatatatatatatatatatatatatatataaaaataatagcaCAATGAAAATGTCACATTGGCGCTCAACATAAAAACCTGCTACCAAATTGTCGATTTGAAGATTACTCCCAACATATTGCGCACGAagtaacaatatatatataatatatatattatatatatatatatatatatatatatatatatatatatacatacatacacacacacacacactgtatattaaaaaacaaatggtgTTTGGTTTGTGCTTTGTACAGTTTCTGCTTATAAACAGTAAGTTCACGGTTCACGTGTGTCTCATTTACTAACAGCTTGTAACAGTCTGATCAACATTTTTAGACTTTGATGGTCAAACAATCTGCAAGAcaggttttaaaaacaaaatctacATGATTGTGCGAAGCAGGAATATAACTGGAGTCACCTGCAACCATGGCACCTGTATACACACCTGTTCCATACAAAAACCTGGTTTCCCAGTCGCTGGTTCCTTTTTCCAGACTGTTGCTAGTAACAATGACTAGCAGCAAAACAAGGAATTCTTTCAATCCTGtgttaacattaaaaacatcttgAACTAATTTAAGTGAGCTCCGCTTGGCCCTGATGCGGAAAAAGTGGCTCAGGAGCACCAACTAACAAGCAGGGGAGAAAGAGTCATGCAGCCAAATGTTGCCTGGAAAAGCCATTTTGTTTCATGATTACACAAAAGTGACGCAGGGAGTGTTTATCTACTATTCGTCATTCGTCCATCTGAAGAGCACATGAGTGTAATAACATAACCATATGAGAGTTATCCTCAACATTTTAACCCTGTTTGTGCCAATATTTGTCCTAAGATGTGTAATGTAAATGTCACTTTTCTCTTTGCTAAATTCAAATGTAGCAAAACAATAACCGATAGAAGATGGCAAGCGATCTTTTAGCTTTGTTAATCTAGCCAAAGTACATTCTCTCCAGATAATACCACGTACATATGAGTGTTGGGACACAACCTCAACATCCTCCCGGCAGTCTGACTGGACAggtaaaaaacacaacaatagtTGTGTAGGTGATTTTGTATGACTTGTGCGTGTTTTGTGATGtggaattattttattttttttaaatgcagctttaaatatgATTAATGTGGTGGTAGAAACATCACATGTCCAGAAGCAGCACTCGTGGATCTTCCACCACCGCTTTGATCTTGCGTAAGAAAGTGACTGCTTCTCTGCCGTCAACGAGTCGGTGGTCGTATGTCAGTGCCACATACATCATGGGCCGAATCTCAACCTGCCAAAGCAGAAAGCAGTTTTACTGTTTACTCACATTTGAGTGCATCAGATTTGGAAAACCAGTAGATCCATATTAGTATGTATGATTATTGTCAGTCCAGGCTGTCTTTACcttctttgttttcatgtggtgtacctttatttttttcatgtggCATTAAATAATTTTGGTATTAAAACAACACACTTTTCACACCTCATCTGAGTTTTTTGTACCAGGAACACTTTTGTTAACCAAGTAGATAAACTAAAGTCACTATTCTCTGTTTTATAAGTCGTAATTCTCACCTTGCCATTGATGGCCACAGGTCGGTCGAAGATGCCATGCATGCCCAGGATGGCGGACTGGGGGGGGTTGATGATAGGTGTGCCAAACATGGAGCCGAACACGCCACCGTTGCTGATGGTGAAGGTGCCTCCATCCATATCTTCAACAGCAAGCTCATTGTTACGAGCCTGAGGCACAGAGcacaaatgttgttttttttctcccattatTGTGTTTAGCCGTCTGAAAAGGTCAAATATCTGGGACACCTACTGCACAAAGCTTTTTACCTTTTCTCCCAATGCATTAATGGTTTTCTCAATGTCAGCAAAGTTCATGGTCTCAACATTACGGATCACCGGCACAACAAGCCCCTAAACAAATACATGTTATTCAGGTGTACTCAATGTTACCTAGCATTTAGCTGCAACagttttaacacacacaaagtttTATAGAGCCAAAAGTCATACCTTTGGAGTTGACACAGCGACGCTAATGTCTACGTAATCCCTGTAGACAATCTCTTTGGTTGTATCAtcaataactaataaaaacacgAGTATAAAGTtaggtgacattttttttaaagccataaAAAGCACAATACTTGGCTATGCTCGCTGCTCCACAGGGAGTAAAGCTCTTTTAGGGAAAGTTCAATATTAAACGAAAGATAAAAACTGCGCAAGTAAGTCAGTGTTGTCTTACCGGCATTGACAGCAGGTTGGTCAGTCAGAGCGTGTGCTGCAGCTTTCACAAACGCTGACATAAAACCCAGTTTGATATTGTGCTTCTTTAAGAAAGCATCCTTATGGATTTTCCTCATGTCCTGAATATTGCTGAGGCAGAATTGAGAAAGTATTAGAGAATTTGCTTGTTGAGGAAACCTCTTTTTAAGACAGAAGTCCCTTGAGTCAAATAAATCCTATTATCGTAATGAGACATTAGACCATTACATTAGACCGACGTAAATACTATGAAGAAAGTTGGAATAATCTTTTCAGGAGCTGCTGCGGCTCACCCCATGTCCACCTCGTTGAAGGTGGTCAACATTGCGCAGGTGTTCTGAGCCTCCTTTAGCCTCTGGGCGATCCGCAACCTCATACGGTTCATCTTCAcctggacagagagagaacacaTCCTTCATTATTTCCAATATTATTGTAATGAAAGATACAAcatatgaataaaacataacAAGTGTGTCATCAGCATGTTTGTTACCCTGCTTTCTCCTCTGCCTCCTGCTGTtggaggagctggagctgcAGCTGTGGGCTTGATGGCAGAAACTTGATGACGAGGGAAGGACAGAATGTGACATTAAGAGCCAAAAACAGTGCTGGTGGCCTACACAGATAAGTCCtacaaaatagtaataaaagcCCTGAATGGCAAACCAACTAGAG
The Sander vitreus isolate 19-12246 chromosome 18, sanVit1, whole genome shotgun sequence genome window above contains:
- the LOC144533596 gene encoding uncharacterized protein LOC144533596 codes for the protein MMDQWEEISEEEEEEEQQPSDQSVLPTGSQDQLEDEEKPTQAQEGNSGDEWDTDLETDNATNEKQCLSCAELYLQACSWTGSVPVSSFLRHLGEASLNLNHYGVGPLGAKALAIVLQNDIVVTNLELEDNGLGAEGARYLVEMLQTNISIQSLNLSNNQLQLEGAHIISKMLLDNYYIKSLKLSGNDFDDSAVKYFADALKGDYVVKELDLSHNRFCNTGGEHLGHMLATNVGIEVLNLSWNHLRMGGAGALSAGLKVNSTLKQLQLSWNGFGHIEAESLGQALKQNSTLVLLDLSSNRIDDQAVTLLCQGLATNDTLRVLKLSNNPLTNIGALTLLKTVTNNMKSAVEEIDISTVFVCEAFVELLEKSCQGRPALDVRHSAMSSVTRNSSALQIFQKFLEERNESIMDFFQALDKEGTMKVSTSAFRKAVKAANIPLDQRQLEWLIRTFDKKCTGTIIYSLLSCHRYRGVQHDQDED
- the LOC144533514 gene encoding dihydrolipoyllysine-residue succinyltransferase component of 2-oxoglutarate dehydrogenase complex, mitochondrial-like, with protein sequence MLLQSRCAYRTIGRSLSAVSQANNVLVRQSVSGLPVCSRLVYRNSQPCEFPSLVNISHIRFFKTSAVHRDEVVTVKTPAFAESVSEGDVRWEKAVGDSVTEDEVVCEIETDKTSVQVPAPAAGVIEELLVPDGGKVESGTPLFKLRKGAVAAKAAPSPAAEAPAAAPPPPPPPASAPSAMPPVPPEPPQAAQAKPVSAIKPTAAAPAPPTAGGRGESRVKMNRMRLRIAQRLKEAQNTCAMLTTFNEVDMGNIQDMRKIHKDAFLKKHNIKLGFMSAFVKAAAHALTDQPAVNAVIDDTTKEIVYRDYVDISVAVSTPKGLVVPVIRNVETMNFADIEKTINALGEKARNNELAVEDMDGGTFTISNGGVFGSMFGTPIINPPQSAILGMHGIFDRPVAINGKVEIRPMMYVALTYDHRLVDGREAVTFLRKIKAVVEDPRVLLLDM